The proteins below are encoded in one region of Legionella antarctica:
- a CDS encoding tyrosine-type recombinase/integrase: MANIEKRTTQDGTTSFRVKIRLKGFPAQSATFDRLTDARKWVQQTEAAIREGRHFKTTESKRHTLGDAIERYINDVIPTKPKNTVNQVGQLKWWKENLGDYSLADVTPALIAQFRDKLAKTPSQRGESRSNATVNRYLAVLSHLFTMAIKEWGWVEDNPLRKVTKPKESRGRVRFLSDEERVRLLDECKKSESQYLYIAVVLALSTGGRRMEILGLSWNDVDFNRGIITLHETKNGERRVLPLAGHALELMKQHNTIRYVTSNLVFPGKNINNPVDLRTPFETVLKRAEITDFRWHDLRHSCASYLAMNGASLAEIAEILGHKTLQMVKRYAHLSDAHTSKVVARMNEAIFG, from the coding sequence ATGGCAAACATTGAAAAAAGAACCACTCAAGATGGCACAACCTCCTTTCGCGTAAAAATAAGGCTTAAAGGATTTCCCGCACAAAGCGCAACATTCGACCGATTAACTGATGCCCGCAAATGGGTGCAACAAACCGAAGCCGCAATTCGTGAAGGCCGCCATTTTAAAACAACAGAATCAAAACGCCATACATTAGGTGATGCAATAGAACGCTATATCAACGATGTGATCCCTACCAAGCCCAAAAATACAGTAAATCAAGTTGGCCAACTAAAATGGTGGAAAGAAAATTTAGGTGATTATTCACTTGCTGACGTAACACCGGCTTTAATTGCACAGTTTAGGGATAAGCTTGCTAAGACACCTTCGCAACGTGGCGAATCGCGCAGCAATGCAACTGTAAATCGTTATCTCGCCGTGTTAAGTCATTTATTTACGATGGCCATCAAAGAATGGGGATGGGTTGAAGATAATCCCCTACGTAAAGTTACAAAACCAAAAGAGTCACGTGGTCGCGTACGTTTTTTATCGGATGAAGAGCGAGTACGATTATTGGATGAATGCAAGAAGAGTGAAAGCCAATATCTTTATATTGCCGTTGTTCTTGCATTATCTACTGGCGGAAGGCGTATGGAGATTCTTGGCCTATCTTGGAATGATGTAGATTTTAATCGTGGAATTATTACATTACATGAAACTAAAAATGGGGAACGGAGGGTTTTGCCATTAGCTGGTCATGCGCTCGAGTTAATGAAACAACATAATACAATACGATACGTGACTTCAAATTTAGTATTTCCCGGAAAAAATATTAACAACCCAGTCGATCTTCGTACCCCCTTTGAGACCGTATTAAAGCGTGCAGAAATTACTGATTTTCGTTGGCATGATCTTCGCCATAGTTGTGCGTCATACCTTGCAATGAATGGCGCAAGCCTCGCAGAAATCGCGGAAATTCTTGGTCATAAGACACTGCAAATGGTGAAACGATACGCACATTTGTCTGATGCCCATACCAGCAAAGTCGTAGCACGGATGAATGAAGCAATTTTTGGGTGA